A genomic stretch from Vulpes lagopus strain Blue_001 chromosome 11, ASM1834538v1, whole genome shotgun sequence includes:
- the SMIM38 gene encoding small integral membrane protein 38 — protein sequence MGADPDPLVALLVAVLLARFLLWSCLGAYIEYKLGRRQPRKPKED from the coding sequence atGGGCGCCGACCCGGACCCGCTCGTGGCGCTGCTGGTCGCCGTCCTGCTGGCGCGCTTCCTCCTGTGGTCCTGCCTCGGGGCCTATATCGAGTATAAACTGGGCCGCAGGCAGCCCCGCAAGCCCAAGGAGGACTAG